The following are encoded in a window of Terriglobia bacterium genomic DNA:
- the dnaK gene encoding molecular chaperone DnaK, producing MGKIIGIDLGTTNSVVAVMEGGEPKVIANEEGGRTTPSVVGFNKTGERLVGQVAKRQAITNPENTIYSIKRFMGRRYDEVNEEMKMVPYKVVRAGDHVAVVAQAKEYTPPEISAMILGKLRKAAEDYLGGAVTDAVITVPAYFNDAQRQATKDAGRVAGLEVKRIINEPTAAALAYGLDKKKDETIAVYDFGGGTFDISILEVGEGVIEVKATNGDTHLGGDNIDQRIVEWLIDEFRKKEGLNLRDKGNEMALQRLRDAAERAKIELSTTMETEINLPFITADASGPKHLVERLTRARLESMVEDIIQRSAGPCKQCMKDSGIDPSKINEVVLVGGQTRMPRIQALVKELFGREPHKGVNPDEVVAVGAAIQGGVLGGEVKDLLLLDVTPLTLAIETLGGVATPMIPRNTTIPTRKTETFSTAADSQTSVEVHVLQGERPLARDDRTLGKFHLTGIPPAPRGVPQIEVTFDIDANGILNVTAKDMATQKDQKITITSSSGLSKEEVDRMAKEADAHSAEDKTKREEIEARNQLDSLVYNVDKMLREHGDKISGSERGDVESAVADAKKALEGSDAKAMNAAKDRLTQASHKLAEAMYRQAQPPGGAAGAGPQPGGPQPGGNGDAGTEAKKKDEGVIDAEYVDVDEKK from the coding sequence ATGGGAAAAATTATCGGCATTGACTTGGGTACCACCAACTCCGTGGTGGCGGTCATGGAAGGCGGCGAACCCAAGGTTATCGCCAACGAGGAAGGCGGTCGCACCACGCCCTCGGTCGTCGGCTTTAACAAGACCGGCGAGCGGTTGGTCGGCCAGGTTGCCAAGCGCCAGGCGATCACCAACCCGGAAAACACGATTTATTCGATCAAGCGGTTCATGGGGCGCCGCTATGACGAAGTCAACGAAGAAATGAAGATGGTTCCCTACAAGGTCGTCCGTGCCGGCGACCACGTGGCCGTGGTGGCGCAGGCCAAGGAATATACCCCGCCCGAGATCTCGGCCATGATTCTCGGCAAGCTCAGGAAGGCGGCCGAGGACTACCTGGGCGGCGCCGTCACCGATGCGGTCATTACCGTGCCGGCGTACTTCAATGACGCGCAGCGCCAGGCGACCAAGGACGCAGGCCGCGTCGCCGGCCTTGAGGTCAAGCGCATCATCAACGAGCCTACCGCCGCCGCGCTCGCCTACGGTTTGGACAAGAAGAAGGACGAGACCATTGCGGTCTACGACTTTGGCGGCGGCACCTTCGATATTTCCATTCTCGAAGTCGGCGAAGGCGTGATCGAGGTCAAAGCCACCAACGGCGACACTCACCTCGGCGGCGACAACATCGACCAGCGCATCGTGGAATGGCTGATTGACGAGTTCCGCAAGAAGGAAGGCCTCAACCTGCGCGACAAGGGCAACGAGATGGCGCTGCAGCGTCTGCGCGACGCCGCCGAGCGCGCCAAGATCGAACTCTCCACCACCATGGAGACCGAGATCAACCTGCCCTTCATCACCGCCGACGCCAGCGGACCCAAGCACCTGGTCGAGCGGCTGACGCGCGCCAGACTGGAATCCATGGTGGAAGACATCATTCAGCGCTCTGCCGGCCCCTGCAAGCAGTGCATGAAGGACTCCGGCATTGACCCCAGCAAGATCAACGAAGTGGTGCTGGTCGGCGGCCAGACGCGCATGCCGCGCATCCAGGCGCTGGTGAAAGAGCTGTTCGGCAGAGAGCCGCACAAGGGCGTCAACCCGGATGAAGTGGTGGCGGTGGGCGCGGCCATCCAGGGCGGCGTGCTCGGCGGCGAAGTCAAGGACCTGCTGCTGCTCGACGTCACCCCGCTGACGCTGGCCATCGAGACCCTGGGCGGCGTGGCGACGCCCATGATCCCGCGCAATACCACCATCCCGACGCGCAAGACGGAGACTTTCTCCACCGCGGCGGACAGCCAGACCTCGGTCGAGGTGCACGTGCTGCAGGGCGAACGGCCGCTGGCGCGCGACGATCGCACCCTCGGCAAATTTCACCTGACCGGCATTCCGCCGGCGCCGCGCGGCGTGCCGCAGATCGAAGTGACGTTCGACATTGACGCCAACGGCATCCTCAACGTCACCGCCAAGGACATGGCCACGCAGAAGGACCAGAAGATCACCATCACGTCGTCTTCCGGCCTGAGCAAGGAAGAAGTCGACCGCATGGCCAAGGAAGCCGACGCGCACTCCGCCGAGGACAAGACCAAGCGCGAGGAGATCGAGGCGCGCAACCAGCTCGACTCGCTGGTTTACAACGTCGACAAGATGCTGCGCGAGCACGGCGACAAGATCTCCGGCAGCGAGCGCGGCGATGTCGAAAGCGCTGTCGCCGACGCCAAGAAGGCGCTGGAAGGCAGCGACGCCAAGGCTATGAACGCAGCCAAGGATCGCCTTACCCAGGCGTCGCATAAGCTGGCGGAGGCGATGTATCGCCAGGCGCAGCCGCCAGGCGGCGCGGCCGGCGCCGGCCCGCAGCCCGGCGGTCCGCAGCCCGGCGGCAACGGCGACGCCGGTACCGAGGCCAAGAAGAAGGACGAAGGCGTCATTGACGCCGAGTACGTGGACGTGGACGAGAAGAAATAA
- the glmS gene encoding glutamine--fructose-6-phosphate transaminase (isomerizing), with product MCGIVGYVGKKRVVPVIIDGLRRLEYRGYDSAGIAVAGNGEGLQIRRAEGKLRNLEEVIRLKPLDGTYGIGHTRWATHGRPTEENAHPHRDCTGHVVVVHNGIIENYLTLKKKLSEEGHKFSTETDTEIIAHLVEKHLKPHNGGARPSLEEAVRKTVKELHGVWALAVISVDEKDKIVAARNGPPAVIGLGKDEYFVASDVPAILYHTRDLFFLADGDLAVITPEGVQLSDFDGNPIVRQVQHVTWDPIMAEKGGFKHFMLKEIYEQPRAVRDTTLGRVSLDSGKIFLEEMEITEAEFTKLEKINIAACGTSWHAAQAGKFMIERLARIPVEVDYASEWRYRDPIVAANALTLLITQSGETADTIAAQREARAKGSKTVGICNVVGSMVTREANGTIYTHAGPEIGVASTKAFTAQLTALFLFSLYLANLRNTISKDEARMYIGELGKIPGKLESVLAKEEEAEDLAKEFHRAQDFLFLGRGIHYPIALEGALKLKEISYIHAEGYPAGEMKHGPNALIDEDLPVVIMATCDPKDPGSQMRYEKTLSNLKEVKARSGRVIAIATEGDEDIREAADHVVYVPPAPELLSPILEVVPCQLLAYHIAVRRGCDVDQPRNLAKSVTVE from the coding sequence GTGTGTGGCATTGTTGGATACGTCGGCAAGAAGCGCGTGGTGCCGGTCATTATTGACGGCTTGCGCCGGCTCGAGTATCGCGGCTACGATTCCGCCGGCATTGCGGTGGCCGGCAACGGCGAAGGCCTCCAGATCCGCCGCGCCGAGGGCAAGCTGCGCAACCTGGAAGAGGTCATCCGCCTCAAGCCGCTTGACGGCACTTACGGCATCGGGCACACCCGCTGGGCCACGCACGGGCGTCCCACCGAGGAAAATGCCCACCCGCACCGCGACTGCACCGGGCACGTCGTCGTCGTGCACAACGGCATCATCGAGAATTACCTCACGCTGAAGAAGAAGCTTTCCGAAGAAGGCCACAAGTTCTCCACCGAAACCGATACCGAGATCATCGCGCACCTGGTCGAGAAGCACCTCAAGCCGCACAACGGCGGCGCGCGTCCCTCGTTGGAAGAGGCCGTGCGCAAGACGGTGAAGGAACTGCACGGCGTGTGGGCGCTCGCCGTGATCTCCGTGGATGAGAAAGACAAGATCGTCGCCGCGCGCAATGGCCCGCCGGCGGTCATCGGGTTGGGCAAGGACGAATACTTTGTCGCCTCCGACGTCCCCGCCATCCTGTATCACACCCGCGACCTGTTCTTCCTCGCCGACGGCGATCTCGCGGTCATCACCCCTGAGGGCGTCCAGCTCAGCGACTTTGACGGCAATCCCATCGTGCGCCAGGTGCAGCACGTCACCTGGGACCCGATCATGGCAGAAAAGGGCGGCTTCAAGCATTTCATGCTCAAGGAAATTTATGAGCAGCCGCGCGCCGTCCGCGACACCACCCTGGGCCGCGTTTCCCTCGACAGCGGCAAGATTTTCCTCGAGGAGATGGAGATCACCGAGGCCGAATTCACCAAGCTGGAAAAGATCAACATCGCCGCCTGTGGCACCAGTTGGCACGCTGCCCAGGCCGGCAAATTCATGATTGAGCGCCTGGCGCGCATCCCGGTGGAAGTGGATTACGCCAGCGAGTGGCGCTATCGCGATCCCATCGTCGCTGCCAACGCGCTGACCTTGCTGATCACGCAATCGGGCGAGACCGCCGACACCATCGCCGCCCAGCGCGAGGCCAGGGCCAAGGGCTCCAAGACGGTGGGCATCTGCAACGTCGTCGGTTCCATGGTCACGCGCGAAGCCAACGGCACCATCTACACCCATGCCGGGCCGGAGATCGGCGTCGCCTCCACCAAGGCGTTCACCGCGCAATTGACGGCGCTGTTCCTGTTCTCGCTCTACCTGGCCAACCTGCGCAACACCATCAGCAAGGATGAAGCGCGCATGTATATCGGGGAACTCGGCAAGATTCCCGGCAAGCTGGAGTCGGTGCTGGCCAAGGAAGAAGAGGCCGAAGACCTGGCCAAGGAATTCCATCGCGCGCAGGATTTCCTCTTCCTCGGACGCGGCATTCATTACCCCATCGCGCTGGAAGGCGCGCTCAAGCTGAAGGAAATTTCCTACATCCACGCCGAAGGCTATCCCGCCGGCGAGATGAAGCACGGCCCCAACGCGCTGATTGACGAAGACCTTCCCGTGGTCATCATGGCCACCTGCGATCCCAAGGACCCGGGCTCGCAGATGCGCTACGAAAAGACGCTCTCCAACCTGAAGGAAGTGAAGGCGCGCAGCGGGCGCGTGATCGCTATCGCCACCGAAGGCGACGAGGACATCCGCGAGGCCGCCGACCATGTGGTGTATGTGCCGCCGGCCCCGGAACTGCTTTCGCCGATTCTCGAAGTCGTGCCGTGCCAGTTGCTGGCGTACCACATCGCCGTGCGCCGCGGCTGCGACGTGGACCAGCCCAGGAACCTGGCAAAATCGGTCACGGTGGAATAA
- a CDS encoding FAD-dependent oxidoreductase — protein MNPQRQLLTARLVRSVPLTSETRHLEFAVEEVPRFDFTAGQFVSMKEPHDGREITRAYSIASPPRGNNTFDLCLNRVSEGFFSNFLCDLPEGEAVPFHGPHGYFVLKNPVRDSLFIGTGTGIAPLRGMLQWLFAEESRHRGREFWLVFGVRYQADLYYNDEFLQLAREHPNFHYIPTLSRENPGWTGARGYVQEHVRRLAQGRTGMDAYICGLKDMVLANRDLLKELGWDRKSILYERFD, from the coding sequence ATGAACCCCCAACGCCAGCTCCTCACTGCCCGCCTGGTGCGCTCCGTCCCGCTCACCAGCGAGACCAGGCACCTGGAATTCGCGGTCGAAGAAGTTCCCCGCTTCGACTTCACCGCCGGGCAATTCGTTTCCATGAAGGAGCCGCACGACGGCCGCGAGATCACGCGCGCCTACTCCATCGCCTCGCCGCCGCGCGGCAACAACACCTTCGACCTCTGCCTGAACCGCGTCTCCGAGGGCTTCTTCTCCAACTTCCTGTGCGATCTTCCCGAGGGAGAAGCCGTCCCCTTCCACGGCCCGCACGGCTATTTCGTGCTCAAGAACCCGGTGCGCGATTCCCTGTTTATCGGCACCGGCACCGGCATTGCGCCGCTGCGCGGCATGTTGCAGTGGCTGTTTGCCGAGGAATCGCGCCATCGCGGCCGCGAGTTCTGGCTGGTGTTCGGCGTGCGCTACCAGGCCGACCTCTACTACAACGACGAATTCCTGCAACTGGCGCGCGAGCACCCCAACTTCCACTACATTCCCACGCTGAGCCGCGAAAACCCGGGCTGGACGGGTGCCCGCGGCTACGTGCAGGAGCACGTCCGCCGGCTCGCCCAGGGCCGCACCGGCATGGACGCCTACATTTGCGGGTTAAAGGACATGGTGCTGGCTAACCGCGATCTGCTGAAAGAATTGGGGTGGGACAGGAAGTCGATTCTGTACGAAAGATTTGATTGA
- a CDS encoding HEAT repeat domain-containing protein translates to MLWWTLRQLRSENLNTRATAIGKLGQSGDSRAVEPLAAALLDKDSILREAAAEALGRIDPNWARSEAAKRVVPALVAALRNEDCGMRRAAAEILGKIADTRAVEPLVVALRDTEYRVRQVAAETLGRIGDSRALEPLMAGLGDHESDVRKAATEALERIDPNWARSRAASRAVPIVLEALNHKNSAVRQTAAAALGKIGDARAVEPLVAALEDSVSDVRREAATELDRIDPDWRRSEAAKRAVPTLLEALKDRAKQWAAAEVLGSVGDARAVEPLMGVLTDQHAYTDARQAAAEALAKIADRRAVGSLVAVLPDKNKHVRQAAAQALDQIDPSWAKSEAAKQAVPTLVAALAYNDSNVQLAAAEALGKIADGRAVEPLAAALGDEDLHMRQAAGAALDRIDANWPKCEAAKRAVPALVAALRHSAEDARKGARSALERIDRGWAKSEAAKRAVPTLVAALKRDKDADVRMHAAAVLGEIGDGRALGPLAAAVADGYSDVQRAAKEALGNLDDARAVEPLLVMLKGGDCELRCAAAKALGNIGDPRAMEPLVATLKENDYARHEAVEALVEIGGSAVIETLTPLLSDRGLSWIVAGALASLGWQPANDVQRAWLALARRNWGELANTGAAAVVPLISVLQIESVGAGEDFSAREIPRSAIDTLYVVLTSSATGVAAEDLRRVGGLKDIPVYSYQYYGYRESDDDLDRDHCERVEIEAERPIDCSRVRDLARQELGRRGLEV, encoded by the coding sequence ATGCTGTGGTGGACATTGCGACAGCTTAGGTCAGAGAACCTGAACACGCGCGCGACAGCGATCGGAAAGCTGGGCCAATCGGGAGACTCGCGGGCGGTGGAGCCGCTGGCGGCAGCGCTCCTGGATAAGGACTCAATCTTGCGGGAGGCGGCGGCCGAGGCACTCGGCAGGATCGATCCCAACTGGGCCAGGTCTGAAGCTGCCAAGCGAGTGGTTCCAGCCCTAGTAGCGGCACTAAGGAACGAGGACTGTGGCATGCGGCGCGCGGCGGCGGAGATCTTGGGGAAAATAGCCGACACCCGGGCTGTGGAACCGCTGGTGGTAGCACTCAGGGACACGGAGTACCGGGTGCGGCAGGTAGCGGCGGAGACTTTGGGCAGGATCGGCGACTCTCGGGCGTTGGAGCCGCTGATGGCAGGGCTCGGCGACCACGAGTCAGATGTGCGAAAGGCAGCGACGGAGGCACTCGAGCGAATCGACCCGAATTGGGCGAGGTCAAGAGCCGCTAGCCGAGCCGTTCCCATCGTGCTGGAGGCCCTCAACCACAAGAACTCCGCCGTGCGGCAGACCGCGGCGGCAGCCCTGGGGAAGATCGGTGACGCCCGGGCGGTAGAGCCCCTGGTCGCGGCACTGGAGGACAGCGTCTCTGACGTGCGGCGAGAAGCTGCGACAGAACTGGACCGAATCGACCCCGACTGGCGCAGATCCGAAGCTGCCAAGCGGGCCGTTCCCACGCTACTAGAGGCACTCAAGGATAGGGCGAAACAGTGGGCAGCAGCGGAAGTCCTGGGCAGCGTTGGCGACGCCCGGGCGGTCGAACCGCTTATGGGGGTGCTCACTGATCAGCACGCGTACACAGACGCGCGGCAGGCGGCAGCGGAGGCCCTGGCGAAGATTGCCGACAGGCGAGCCGTCGGGTCACTGGTGGCTGTTCTCCCGGACAAGAACAAACACGTGCGGCAGGCCGCGGCTCAGGCACTCGACCAGATCGACCCCAGTTGGGCCAAATCCGAAGCCGCCAAGCAAGCCGTTCCCACGCTGGTGGCAGCACTCGCGTACAACGACTCGAATGTGCAGCTGGCCGCGGCGGAAGCGCTCGGGAAGATTGCCGACGGGCGAGCGGTAGAGCCGCTAGCGGCGGCACTCGGAGACGAGGACTTACACATGCGGCAGGCTGCGGGGGCGGCACTCGACCGAATCGACGCAAACTGGCCGAAGTGCGAAGCCGCCAAGCGAGCCGTTCCCGCGCTGGTGGCGGCGCTCAGGCACAGTGCCGAGGACGCGCGGAAGGGAGCGAGGTCTGCACTGGAACGGATCGACCGGGGCTGGGCCAAATCCGAGGCCGCCAAGCGCGCCGTTCCTACCCTGGTCGCGGCGCTCAAGAGGGACAAGGACGCAGATGTACGCATGCACGCGGCTGCAGTGCTAGGGGAAATCGGCGACGGACGCGCGCTTGGACCGCTGGCAGCGGCAGTCGCGGATGGGTACTCAGACGTGCAGCGGGCAGCGAAGGAGGCCCTGGGCAACCTCGACGATGCGCGGGCCGTGGAGCCGCTGCTCGTTATGCTCAAGGGCGGGGATTGCGAGCTACGGTGCGCAGCGGCCAAGGCCCTTGGGAACATCGGTGACCCGCGGGCCATGGAGCCACTGGTGGCGACACTCAAGGAGAATGACTACGCGCGGCACGAAGCGGTAGAGGCGCTGGTGGAGATCGGGGGCTCCGCCGTAATCGAGACGCTCACGCCCTTGCTTAGTGACCGCGGTCTCAGCTGGATTGTAGCGGGAGCACTTGCTTCACTTGGCTGGCAACCAGCCAATGATGTCCAACGTGCATGGTTAGCTCTGGCAAGAAGAAACTGGGGTGAGCTTGCGAACACGGGGGCCGCCGCTGTGGTGCCGTTGATCAGCGTTCTGCAAATTGAGTCGGTAGGTGCTGGTGAGGACTTTTCAGCTAGGGAGATACCACGGTCAGCCATCGACACGCTGTACGTGGTTCTGACAAGCAGTGCCACAGGTGTGGCCGCAGAAGACCTGCGCCGGGTTGGTGGCCTTAAGGACATACCTGTGTATTCATACCAGTATTATGGCTACAGGGAGTCTGATGACGACCTTGATCGGGACCACTGCGAGAGAGTTGAAATCGAAGCAGAGCGCCCTATTGATTGCTCACGAGTAAGGGATCTCGCCCGGCAGGAGCTAGGAAGGCGTGGGCTAGAAGTCTGA